Proteins encoded within one genomic window of Bacteroides sedimenti:
- a CDS encoding efflux RND transporter permease subunit → MSRKKINIVEAAMRHRQIVVLITTLLVLFGVYALIVMPKQEFPTFTIRQGLVIGIYPGATSAEVEEQLTKPLEKFIFTYKEVKKKKTYSTSKDGMVIVNVELNDDVRNKDEFWSKFKHGLDGFKSQLPSGVLELMANDDFGDTSALLITLESEDKTYRELEKYLDELQNRLRRIDAVSNLRSYGLQKEQISIYIEQEKLAAYGISSTTLAANLFTQGFTTMSGSVDNKRFVAPIHISETYKTERDIAEQIIYSDPTGHVIRLKDVARIVREYPDPDSYIKNNGKKCILLSMEMRSGNNIVQFGHDVDMVLESYQKELPKSVSMYRIADQPKVVGDSVIDFLKELLIAIVAVIIVIMALLPMRVASVAASTIPISIFISLGLFYAFGIELNTVTLAALIVTLGMIVDNSIVIIDSYIERIDQGMSRWYASIMSAQKFFKSIFSATLAISITFFPFLVTMKGMFKDFLLAFPWAITIILGISLLVAMLLVPYLQYFFVRTGLKQSDEGKKEKKNSVLNMMQRKYEWLLEKCFRHPWITIGTGIGIVLIGIIMFSLLPQRLMPIAERNQFAVELYLPKGTAIEQTAAVTDSLEQIMRKDKRIVSITSFVGEGSPRFHTSYAPNMPGSNYAQYIVNTVSSKATEELLDELTGKYSNYFPNAYIRFKQLDYSDALSPIEVRLSGDSLGALKRASEQVLSRLRSMKELNLVRTNLEEQTPGALINIDHDEANRLGINKSLVSANMAMRFGPGIPLTTLWDGDYPMQVKLRAERKSDPNFEDLGNEYVSSLIPGVSVPLRQIAKVEADWTDGQIVRRNGVRTLSVKADVKRGVNVTATETKIEKELEKISMPQGVTLSMGGQKESDEEALPQIIGGLLIAVVIIFFILLFHFRKINLALLILGSISLTIFGAAFGIWVMGLDVSLTAVLGIISLMGILVRNGIIMLDYAETLRKKQKIPAYEAALEAGKRRMRPIFLTSAAASMGVIPMIISKSPMWAPMGSVICFGTLISMVLVVTVLPVTYWLIFRGKHKGISSPE, encoded by the coding sequence ATGAGCAGAAAGAAAATCAACATAGTAGAAGCAGCCATGAGGCACCGGCAGATTGTAGTTCTCATTACTACACTGTTGGTGCTGTTCGGAGTGTATGCACTCATCGTAATGCCCAAGCAGGAATTTCCTACATTTACAATCCGTCAGGGACTGGTCATTGGAATTTATCCCGGTGCTACATCGGCCGAAGTAGAGGAGCAGCTGACCAAGCCATTGGAAAAATTCATATTCACTTATAAAGAGGTAAAGAAAAAAAAGACATACTCCACCTCTAAAGACGGGATGGTAATTGTTAATGTGGAACTGAACGACGACGTAAGGAACAAGGACGAATTCTGGTCGAAGTTTAAACACGGACTGGATGGATTCAAGTCGCAGCTGCCTTCAGGCGTGCTGGAACTGATGGCAAACGATGATTTCGGTGATACTTCGGCGTTGCTGATTACTCTGGAATCGGAAGACAAAACTTACCGCGAGCTGGAAAAATACCTGGACGAACTGCAAAACAGACTACGACGAATCGATGCGGTTTCCAATCTTCGCAGTTATGGTTTGCAGAAAGAACAAATCAGCATTTATATTGAACAGGAGAAACTGGCTGCTTACGGAATAAGTTCGACCACACTGGCTGCCAACCTCTTCACGCAAGGGTTTACAACGATGAGCGGTTCGGTAGACAACAAGAGGTTTGTTGCTCCGATCCATATATCCGAGACTTATAAAACAGAAAGAGACATAGCCGAACAGATTATTTACTCTGACCCTACCGGACATGTCATCAGACTGAAAGATGTGGCACGGATTGTCCGTGAATATCCCGACCCTGATTCATACATAAAAAACAACGGGAAAAAATGCATTCTTCTTTCCATGGAGATGCGTTCCGGAAACAACATTGTTCAGTTTGGACACGACGTGGATATGGTACTGGAATCCTATCAGAAAGAGCTTCCAAAAAGTGTGAGTATGTATCGCATTGCCGACCAACCTAAAGTAGTTGGCGATTCTGTGATCGACTTTCTGAAGGAACTGCTGATAGCTATTGTCGCAGTTATTATCGTAATTATGGCACTTCTCCCTATGCGTGTTGCATCAGTTGCAGCATCTACCATTCCAATTTCCATATTTATCTCGTTGGGGCTTTTCTATGCTTTTGGTATCGAGCTGAATACGGTGACACTTGCAGCACTGATTGTTACTCTCGGAATGATAGTTGACAACTCCATCGTTATCATCGACAGCTACATTGAACGGATTGATCAGGGCATGTCGCGCTGGTATGCATCCATAATGAGTGCCCAGAAGTTCTTCAAGTCCATTTTTTCTGCAACATTGGCCATCAGTATTACCTTCTTCCCGTTTCTGGTCACTATGAAAGGGATGTTTAAGGATTTTCTGCTGGCATTTCCCTGGGCCATCACCATTATTCTGGGAATTTCGCTGCTGGTTGCGATGCTGTTGGTTCCTTACTTGCAATATTTCTTTGTCAGAACCGGATTGAAACAGTCTGATGAAGGGAAAAAGGAAAAGAAGAACAGTGTGCTTAACATGATGCAAAGGAAGTATGAATGGTTACTCGAAAAATGTTTCAGACATCCGTGGATTACAATAGGAACCGGGATAGGAATTGTTCTTATAGGAATCATAATGTTCAGCCTGCTTCCTCAAAGATTGATGCCGATTGCAGAGCGCAACCAGTTTGCAGTTGAGCTTTACCTGCCCAAAGGAACTGCCATTGAGCAGACAGCAGCTGTTACGGACAGTCTGGAACAAATTATGCGTAAAGATAAACGGATTGTATCCATCACTTCGTTTGTGGGAGAAGGTTCACCGCGCTTCCACACTTCGTATGCCCCCAATATGCCTGGAAGCAACTATGCCCAATACATTGTGAACACGGTCTCCAGCAAAGCTACCGAAGAACTGCTTGATGAGCTGACCGGCAAATATTCCAACTATTTCCCAAATGCCTACATTCGTTTTAAACAACTCGATTATTCGGATGCTCTCTCTCCCATCGAGGTTCGCTTAAGCGGCGATAGTCTGGGTGCACTGAAACGTGCATCAGAACAGGTGTTGAGCAGGCTCCGGAGTATGAAAGAACTAAATCTTGTACGAACCAACCTCGAAGAGCAAACACCAGGTGCTTTAATTAATATTGACCACGACGAAGCAAACCGTTTGGGGATAAACAAATCATTGGTTTCGGCCAACATGGCCATGCGTTTCGGGCCGGGTATTCCTCTTACCACATTGTGGGACGGTGACTATCCGATGCAGGTGAAGCTGCGTGCCGAACGTAAAAGCGACCCCAACTTCGAGGACTTGGGAAATGAATACGTTTCTTCACTCATTCCCGGAGTATCGGTCCCATTACGCCAGATAGCCAAAGTGGAAGCCGACTGGACCGATGGACAGATTGTACGTCGCAACGGGGTACGTACCCTATCTGTAAAGGCCGATGTAAAACGCGGTGTGAATGTTACGGCAACCGAAACAAAAATCGAGAAGGAACTAGAGAAAATATCAATGCCACAGGGAGTCACCTTAAGCATGGGAGGTCAGAAAGAATCTGACGAAGAGGCTCTTCCTCAGATAATCGGAGGTCTGCTGATTGCTGTTGTCATTATCTTCTTCATCCTGCTTTTCCATTTCCGGAAAATTAATCTGGCTCTGCTCATTCTGGGCTCAATATCGTTAACCATCTTCGGTGCTGCGTTCGGCATCTGGGTAATGGGACTTGATGTGAGCCTGACAGCTGTTCTGGGTATAATCAGTTTGATGGGTATTTTGGTAAGAAACGGAATTATTATGCTT
- a CDS encoding efflux RND transporter periplasmic adaptor subunit — protein MRVKRKFYVFALLVFAVSCKNKTENLGTEEAIPVKVETVALSQTTGDHNYVGTIEENTGTSLSFPLMGTVEKVMVSAGQSVSKGQLLAVLNQATPKNTYSMALSSLKQAEDAYNRLTQLHDKGSLPEIKYIEVQTALQQAQAAESIARKNLNDCNLYAPFSGFIARKSIEPGMNVAPGLEALKLVTIDKVNVKVSIPENEISGVKSGTAAIVNVAALNHRQFEGKVEEKGVMANPFSHTYEVKIRINNSQRELMPGMVCEVYIASEKNSGKILLPNGAVQILENGDRFVWLAKDGKAIRKMVTTGALTNKGVVINSGLSAGDKVITEGNQKVSEGMKVVIK, from the coding sequence ATGAGAGTAAAAAGAAAGTTTTATGTATTTGCATTACTGGTCTTTGCTGTAAGTTGCAAAAATAAAACAGAAAATTTAGGAACAGAAGAAGCAATCCCGGTAAAAGTTGAAACCGTAGCCCTTTCTCAAACCACTGGAGATCATAACTATGTGGGCACAATAGAAGAAAATACGGGCACTTCTCTTAGTTTTCCATTGATGGGTACAGTTGAGAAAGTAATGGTTTCAGCTGGTCAAAGTGTGTCAAAGGGGCAATTGCTGGCAGTACTCAATCAGGCTACTCCCAAAAACACTTACAGCATGGCACTTTCATCGCTGAAGCAAGCTGAAGATGCTTACAATCGGCTTACACAGCTACACGACAAAGGCTCTCTTCCTGAGATAAAGTATATTGAGGTTCAAACCGCTTTGCAGCAAGCGCAGGCAGCCGAAAGTATTGCCAGGAAAAACCTAAACGACTGTAATCTGTATGCTCCATTCAGCGGATTCATCGCAAGGAAATCCATCGAACCAGGAATGAATGTGGCACCGGGACTAGAAGCGCTTAAGCTGGTAACCATTGATAAAGTCAATGTAAAAGTCTCGATTCCGGAGAATGAAATTTCGGGTGTAAAATCAGGAACTGCAGCAATTGTAAATGTTGCTGCGCTAAATCACAGACAGTTTGAAGGAAAGGTAGAAGAAAAAGGTGTAATGGCCAATCCTTTTTCACATACCTACGAGGTAAAAATCAGAATAAACAACTCACAACGAGAGTTGATGCCGGGTATGGTCTGTGAAGTGTATATTGCATCCGAAAAGAATTCCGGAAAAATTCTGCTGCCAAACGGTGCAGTTCAGATTCTAGAAAATGGCGATCGATTTGTATGGCTGGCTAAGGATGGGAAAGCAATCAGAAAGATGGTTACAACAGGAGCCTTGACAAATAAAGGGGTTGTCATTAACAGCGGACTGTCGGCTGGCGACAAGGTGATAACCGAGGGAAATCAAAAGGTAAGTGAAGGAATGAAAGTTGTGATAAAATGA
- a CDS encoding helix-turn-helix domain-containing protein yields MEKNKLQNLNLSDIEKDSDIDFIDNDFAIFSDIKDVPLFEYPSRIDLCVFCIPLTGYARVGINLKDYYFKKNDLALIMPRQIIQLYEKSDDFAGIFFALSNDFMNEIAVNLEKKLSIFLYIKDNPHTTLSDQEVLSIMEYHSFLWEKVKDKENDYRKEIAKNLLRALVFEVYSIFDSHLPVKRFQSRREELFESFLILVSENFQKERSVSFYAERLFLTPKHLSRVVREASGRSASEWIDEQVILEAKVRLKSSLFTVQEIADKLRFPNQSFFGKYFKQHTGMSPSEYRKK; encoded by the coding sequence ATGGAAAAAAATAAATTGCAGAATTTGAATCTTTCAGATATTGAGAAAGATTCTGATATTGATTTTATTGACAATGATTTTGCCATATTCAGTGATATAAAGGATGTTCCCCTTTTTGAGTATCCAAGCAGAATTGATTTATGTGTATTCTGCATCCCATTAACAGGGTATGCTCGTGTGGGGATTAATTTGAAAGATTATTATTTCAAAAAGAATGATTTAGCACTAATCATGCCTAGACAAATTATTCAGCTATATGAAAAAAGTGATGATTTTGCAGGAATCTTCTTTGCTCTTTCCAATGATTTTATGAATGAGATTGCGGTGAACCTTGAAAAGAAACTTTCTATTTTCTTATATATAAAAGATAATCCGCATACAACTCTTTCTGATCAGGAGGTTCTCTCAATAATGGAATATCATTCTTTTTTATGGGAAAAAGTGAAAGATAAGGAGAATGATTATCGCAAAGAAATAGCTAAAAATCTGCTTCGAGCACTAGTCTTTGAAGTCTATAGCATATTTGATAGTCATTTACCGGTAAAAAGATTTCAGTCGCGTAGGGAAGAACTATTCGAGTCATTTCTCATATTAGTTTCAGAGAACTTTCAAAAAGAACGGAGCGTGAGTTTTTATGCCGAAAGACTTTTTCTCACTCCTAAACATCTTTCAAGAGTTGTGAGAGAAGCAAGCGGTCGTTCGGCCAGCGAATGGATTGATGAACAGGTTATCCTCGAAGCTAAGGTAAGGCTTAAATCTTCTCTTTTCACAGTACAGGAGATCGCTGATAAACTAAGATTCCCAAATCAGTCGTTTTTTGGTAAGTATTTTAAGCAGCATACTGGAATGTCGCCCAGCGAATATCGTAAAAAATAG